Proteins encoded by one window of Blautia faecicola:
- a CDS encoding NCS2 family permease, which produces MKNWLEKQFRLSEFHTDVKTEILAGLTTFVTMAYILATVPNIMSGAGFDKHVTLTIMILLIIVTTCAMALYTNRPFALAPGLGSVGIIASMITNEGISAPIAAGVIFWSGVLFIIISFLGLREAVVRVIPVSLKQSVSAGIGLFIALLGAKNCGLIVANDAKNCLSFGDLASPSVIVAAIGFLILMVIKARNVPGGMILAIVLTTIVGIPFGVTHAPEQIFSLPAGIGKQFMNIDFLGALNFAYIPFLIALFVPDFFSTFGTVLGVGAKAGYLDKDGNLPGIDKCFKVDAISTSLGALFGMPSMTTYLESSAGVEAGGKTGLTVIFTSIFFGISLFLAPLALVIPSAATGPVLIFIGINMLSAMKNIDYSDITEYIPAFLCVTFTIFANNIANGICVALPAYLVMKIATGKIKKIDPVMYVLVAVCLLYFYSIV; this is translated from the coding sequence ATGAAAAATTGGCTGGAAAAACAGTTTCGGTTGTCAGAATTTCATACGGATGTCAAAACAGAGATTCTTGCCGGACTGACTACTTTTGTTACTATGGCATACATTCTTGCTACTGTACCAAACATCATGTCCGGAGCCGGATTTGACAAACATGTAACTCTGACAATTATGATTCTTCTGATTATCGTGACTACCTGTGCGATGGCATTGTATACCAACCGTCCGTTTGCATTAGCACCGGGACTTGGAAGCGTGGGTATTATCGCGTCTATGATTACGAATGAGGGTATCAGCGCACCGATTGCTGCAGGCGTTATTTTCTGGAGTGGTGTACTTTTTATCATCATTTCTTTTCTGGGACTGCGGGAAGCTGTTGTGCGTGTGATTCCAGTCAGCCTGAAACAGTCAGTAAGTGCCGGTATCGGTCTGTTTATTGCGCTTCTGGGAGCAAAAAACTGTGGGCTGATCGTAGCAAATGATGCGAAAAACTGCCTGTCTTTTGGTGATCTTGCTTCTCCGTCCGTTATCGTGGCAGCCATTGGTTTTCTGATTCTGATGGTTATCAAGGCACGGAATGTTCCGGGTGGTATGATTCTGGCAATTGTGCTGACTACGATTGTGGGAATTCCGTTCGGTGTGACACATGCTCCGGAGCAGATTTTTTCTCTTCCGGCTGGTATTGGCAAACAATTTATGAATATTGATTTTCTTGGAGCGCTGAATTTTGCTTATATTCCGTTCCTGATCGCCTTGTTTGTACCGGATTTCTTCTCTACTTTTGGTACGGTTCTCGGTGTTGGAGCGAAAGCAGGATACCTGGACAAAGACGGCAATCTGCCGGGTATTGATAAATGTTTTAAAGTGGACGCTATTTCCACAAGTCTTGGAGCACTGTTCGGTATGCCGAGCATGACCACATATCTGGAATCTTCTGCGGGTGTGGAAGCAGGTGGTAAGACAGGACTTACAGTCATCTTTACCAGTATTTTCTTTGGAATCTCTCTGTTCCTGGCACCACTGGCTCTTGTGATCCCGTCAGCAGCAACCGGTCCGGTACTGATCTTTATTGGAATCAATATGTTGAGTGCAATGAAAAACATTGATTATTCCGATATCACAGAGTATATCCCGGCATTTTTGTGTGTGACCTTCACAATTTTTGCCAACAACATCGCAAATGGTATCTGCGTGGCACTGCCGGCATATCTGGTAATGAAGATTGCAACCGGTAAGATTAAAAAAATCGATCCGGTGATGTATGTTCTTGTGGCTGTCTGTCTCTTATATTTTTATTCTATTGTATAA
- a CDS encoding adenine deaminase C-terminal domain-containing protein — translation MEKIQLLIKHAKVFNSYLKKFIDADVSVKDGKFYYIDRKHENLFDAEHTIDADGQYMIPGMVDIHMHIESSMTTPGSFGNCAAKNGVTTVVSEPHEMANVKGVRGILEMISAAKDAPIDIFYGIPSSVPSTSEKLETTGGVIDFEAMKHLLGEKDVVCVGEIMNYREIIQENHLEITKFLDYLRQEHPGYVIEGHCPSLMDLDLAKFLYLGINGDHTEHTLEEVKQRIENGMFFEIQDKMLKPEVLSYICENHLFEYCSFVTDDTMADVLYEQGHLNTVVQKAIEMGFPKEQAIYCATYTPCQRMHFYDRGVIAPGKLADFILLKDPAKLLEPETVFKNGISIYKKEDRQAFPVEPYAFPEDFYHSVSIPEVTLSDFDVKVPVEEGEVTVRAMEVHPDRTQTTEKLVTMQVKEHKICWQKSGCLLAMVLERHGKNGNIGYGFLTGSCQREGTVATTFFHDHHNLFVAGNDPEDMLFAVQRIGELQGGFLTVKDGQILSELALPVCGILSEASIEATGSALKEVRESLIDLGYEHHNPIMSVGTLGLPVSPALKLTDHGLIDVKRGEIVPLVLSCS, via the coding sequence ATGGAGAAGATTCAGCTGTTGATAAAACATGCGAAAGTATTTAATTCGTATCTGAAAAAATTTATCGATGCAGATGTCTCTGTAAAAGATGGGAAATTCTACTATATTGACAGAAAGCACGAAAATCTGTTTGATGCGGAACATACAATCGATGCAGATGGGCAATACATGATTCCCGGCATGGTTGATATCCACATGCATATTGAGAGTTCTATGACAACGCCGGGCTCTTTTGGAAACTGTGCAGCGAAAAATGGTGTCACCACAGTGGTTTCCGAACCACATGAGATGGCAAATGTCAAAGGGGTTCGCGGAATCCTTGAGATGATATCTGCGGCAAAAGATGCACCCATTGATATTTTCTACGGGATTCCGAGCAGCGTTCCATCGACCAGTGAAAAACTGGAAACCACCGGCGGTGTGATTGATTTTGAGGCGATGAAGCATCTGCTTGGTGAAAAAGATGTGGTCTGCGTTGGCGAGATTATGAATTATCGGGAAATTATCCAGGAAAATCATCTGGAAATCACAAAATTTCTGGATTATCTGCGGCAGGAACATCCGGGATATGTGATTGAAGGACATTGCCCGTCTCTGATGGATCTGGATCTTGCAAAATTCCTGTATCTTGGCATTAACGGAGATCATACAGAACATACCTTGGAAGAGGTAAAACAGCGGATCGAAAATGGAATGTTCTTTGAGATCCAGGATAAGATGTTGAAGCCGGAAGTGTTATCGTATATCTGTGAAAATCATTTATTTGAATATTGTTCTTTTGTGACAGATGATACGATGGCAGATGTTTTATATGAACAGGGGCATCTGAATACTGTAGTACAAAAGGCGATAGAGATGGGCTTCCCAAAGGAACAGGCGATTTACTGCGCGACCTATACCCCGTGTCAGAGAATGCATTTTTATGACCGGGGTGTGATTGCTCCGGGAAAACTGGCAGATTTTATCCTTCTGAAGGATCCGGCAAAATTACTGGAGCCTGAAACGGTGTTTAAAAATGGAATTTCCATCTATAAAAAAGAGGACAGACAGGCATTCCCCGTAGAACCGTATGCATTCCCGGAAGATTTTTATCACAGTGTTTCCATTCCGGAAGTAACACTTTCGGATTTTGATGTTAAAGTTCCGGTCGAAGAAGGGGAAGTAACGGTCCGTGCGATGGAAGTACATCCGGATCGCACCCAGACCACGGAGAAACTGGTAACCATGCAGGTAAAAGAGCACAAGATCTGCTGGCAGAAAAGCGGATGTCTGCTGGCGATGGTTCTGGAACGCCATGGGAAAAATGGGAATATCGGTTATGGATTTCTGACAGGTTCGTGTCAGAGAGAGGGAACCGTAGCAACTACATTTTTTCATGATCACCACAATCTGTTTGTTGCGGGAAATGATCCGGAGGATATGTTGTTCGCCGTACAGAGAATCGGAGAATTGCAGGGCGGTTTTCTTACAGTAAAAGATGGGCAGATTCTCTCGGAACTTGCATTACCTGTCTGTGGAATTCTTTCGGAGGCATCCATTGAAGCAACAGGAAGCGCGCTGAAAGAAGTGCGGGAAAGCCTGATCGATCTGGGATATGAGCATCATAATCCGATCATGTCTGTGGGAACGCT